gtcacaagtatgaagttactgtgaaaagcccctcgccgccacattccggcgcctgttcgggtaagctggtacgggaattgaacccgcgctgctggccttgttctgcatcacaaaccagctgtctagccactgagctaaaccagcccttcaccaGTTTGTGTGTGGTCAAGGCTTCAACCGATTGTCTCtctgacctggagagacacaaggagagccaaaacatggagaaaccgtggaaatgtggggattgtgggaagggattcagtgtcccatctcagctggagattcatcgacgcagccacactggtgagaggccgttcacctgctctcagtgtgagaagggattcgctcagttctccagcctgaagaaacaccagcgggttcacactggggagaggccgttcacctgctctcagtgtgggaaaggattcactcaattttCCAGTCTgacgtcacaccagcgagttcacactggggagaggccgttcacctgctctcggtgtggacagagattcactcagttatctaacctgcagtcacatcagcgagttcacaccagggagaggccattcccctgctcccagtgtgggaagggattcactgagttatccagcctgaagaaacatcggcgggttcacactggggagaggccgttcacctgctctcaatgtgggaagggattcactcagttatccagcctgcggagacaccagcgagtccacactggagggaggccattcatatgcatggtgtgtgagaagggattcagtgattcatctaccctgcggacacatcagcgagtgcacaccagggagaaaccgttcacctgctcccagtgtgggaagggattcagagattcatcccacctgcggatacaccagcgagttcacactggggagaagccttttaCCTGCACTCAGTGTAGGAAGGCATTCACTCAGTTGTCCAGTCTGAAgtcacaccaacaaattcacactggggagaggccattcccctgctctcagtgtgggaagggattcactcagttatccagcctgaagaaacaccagcgggttcacactggggagaagccgatcACCCCTCGATGAGGGAAGGGAACGCTTGATCCAttgcacctgctgagacaccaacaagttcacaagtgattacagggattggattctgctgttattgtatctgcttcaattacatctagGACTGAATTTTGTTCATTTTgagagttggtcaatggggatggccgTAGGGTTTCTTTCTGATGGACTTGGCAGTCTCACGGCTTTGCCTCCGGTGGGTGGACGCTCTTTGAGCCGTGTTGCAAATTCCttgtttcaaatttcacaaggatcagagtgaaggggtgtttggaagtgagccgatatttagtttgcatttctgtttggatcgtcccaaattataccacattgccatgacaatgggccctggtggttacatgtttTTGTTGAATTTAtctgagttttcttctgtgagaaacaccatcagggtatgaggggcaagttgtctgagggggactgggaaaccacattaaatggtataatgagagacaggcaatagctaatatttaaggaattattatatatctgccgggggggggagggggaggggggtcagttagctggatggctggttcacgaTGTGGAGTGATTCCAATAGCAGGGGTTCAActgtcgtactggctgaggttatctatgaagggtccaccttctcaacattgcccctcgcaagaggccttctctccctctatttcactttctccctctcccttgaCGGAACTTTGGCGCCTCTCATTTCTCATATATACACCAAATATAGATTCTTTTTGGGAAcagaaatccaacaggaaaagtgataca
This portion of the Scyliorhinus torazame isolate Kashiwa2021f chromosome 5, sScyTor2.1, whole genome shotgun sequence genome encodes:
- the LOC140420722 gene encoding uncharacterized protein, with amino-acid sequence MIIFYCHKYEVTVKSPSPPHSGACSGKLVRELNPRCWPCSASQTSCLATELNQPFTSLCVVKASTDCLSDLERHKESQNMEKPWKCGDCGKGFSVPSQLEIHRRSHTGERPFTCSQCEKGFAQFSSLKKHQRVHTGERPFTCSQCGKGFTQFSSLTSHQRVHTGERPFTCSRCGQRFTQLSNLQSHQRVHTRERPFPCSQCGKGFTELSSLKKHRRVHTGERPFTCSQCGKGFTQLSSLRRHQRVHTGGRPFICMVCEKGFSDSSTLRTHQRVHTREKPFTCSQCGKGFRDSSHLRIHQRVHTGEKPFTCTQCRKAFTQLSSLKSHQQIHTGERPFPCSQCGKGFTQLSSLKKHQRVHTGEKPITPR